Proteins encoded within one genomic window of Arachis ipaensis cultivar K30076 chromosome B08, Araip1.1, whole genome shotgun sequence:
- the LOC107612110 gene encoding uncharacterized protein LOC107612110, whose amino-acid sequence MVLSPPAGIVGAVTLFSSPIPSHLFSYRHRRTKEALTPWHNRREGFPVDRHLFKRALSLSLTFSVSELRALCRSLFEFTSLVPLSSARRFPFLPRLTFLPPSPPCSVFSTFPSLAQ is encoded by the exons ATGGTGCTTTCGCCGCCGGCGGGAATCGTGGGTGCCGTCACACTCTTCTCATCGCCAATCCCTTCTCATCTTTTCTCTTATCGTCACCGTCGCACAAAGGAAGCGTTGACCCCGTGGCATAACCGTCGCGAAGGTTTCCCGGTCGATCGTCATCTCTTCAAGCGCGcgctctctctctcactcacttTCTCTGTGTCTGAGCTTCGAGCTCTCTGTCGCTCTCTGTTCGAGTTCACTTCCCTTGTTCCGTTGTCGTCAGCCCGTCGCTTCCCATTCCTCCCTCGCCTCACTTTCCTTCCTCCTTCGCCGCCG TGTAGTGTATTTTCCACTTTTCCCTCCCTAGCACAATAG